In Deferribacteraceae bacterium V6Fe1, one genomic interval encodes:
- a CDS encoding FAD-dependent oxidoreductase → MKVVVVGGVAAGLSAASQIKRQMPEAVVTVYEKSGDVSYGACGMPYNLLFKEKPVESLYAMSYGEIIHKRGVNYKLYHEVEEIDVKKNSVKVRDISNKLTIKDNYDYLVYATGASAVRLPDENFSNIYYFKTLDDLRKVKKLVYKGIKNATLIGAGYINLELADSLRDLGIKVKILEKMDYILPFLDSDLRKIVLNTLENNGIELITGVDIYGSDGKSIDSSAGKFEQDLVVAALGVRPNTDMLSNTGVELGIKGAVKVNLFQQTNIENIFSGGDCAEHYNRQTGEFTYMPLGTTANKQGRIAGNNIANIVSMSKFQGILQTAAFKLFDLTVATTGMFESQILGAKIDYDKVVITSHTRGAYPGNGKMTVCLYYDKSNGIVLGGQIVGQDVVAKRIDVISAAVYKNATVFELSELDLSYAPPFAPVWDPILVAANVAVKQMK, encoded by the coding sequence TTTGAGTGCAGCAAGCCAAATTAAAAGGCAGATGCCGGAAGCTGTTGTTACCGTTTATGAAAAAAGTGGTGATGTTTCCTATGGCGCATGTGGTATGCCTTACAACCTATTGTTTAAGGAGAAGCCTGTTGAGTCCCTTTATGCGATGAGCTATGGAGAAATAATCCATAAAAGGGGGGTTAATTATAAACTCTATCATGAGGTTGAGGAGATAGACGTTAAAAAAAACAGTGTAAAAGTGAGGGATATCTCAAACAAGCTAACTATAAAGGATAACTATGACTATCTTGTTTATGCTACGGGAGCCAGTGCAGTCAGGTTACCTGATGAAAATTTTAGTAATATATATTATTTTAAGACACTTGATGATTTAAGAAAGGTTAAAAAGCTTGTTTATAAAGGGATTAAAAATGCTACGCTTATCGGAGCAGGGTATATAAATTTGGAGCTTGCCGATTCTTTGAGAGATTTAGGGATAAAAGTTAAAATTCTTGAGAAGATGGACTATATCTTGCCGTTTTTAGACAGTGATTTGAGAAAGATAGTTTTGAATACTTTAGAAAATAATGGTATTGAGCTGATTACTGGTGTTGATATTTACGGCAGTGATGGCAAAAGCATTGATTCTTCAGCAGGTAAGTTTGAACAGGATTTGGTTGTTGCTGCTCTTGGGGTTAGGCCAAATACCGATATGCTTTCAAACACCGGTGTTGAGCTTGGTATTAAAGGGGCAGTAAAAGTAAATCTGTTTCAGCAGACAAATATCGAGAATATTTTTTCTGGCGGTGACTGTGCCGAGCATTATAACAGACAGACCGGTGAATTTACATATATGCCGCTTGGAACTACTGCCAACAAGCAGGGGAGAATTGCAGGTAATAATATTGCAAATATTGTCAGTATGTCAAAGTTTCAAGGGATATTACAGACTGCAGCTTTTAAGTTATTTGACTTGACTGTTGCCACTACCGGCATGTTTGAAAGTCAGATACTTGGTGCAAAAATAGATTATGATAAAGTCGTTATAACTTCGCATACGAGGGGAGCCTACCCCGGAAATGGAAAAATGACCGTTTGTTTGTATTATGATAAATCTAACGGGATAGTGCTTGGCGGGCAGATTGTAGGACAGGATGTAGTGGCAAAAAGGATAGATGTAATATCTGCGGCTGTTTATAAAAATGCTACTGTTTTTGAGCTGTCAGAGCTTGATTTAAGTTATGCCCCACCTTTTGCACCTGTGTGGGACCCGATTTTAGTTGCGGCGAATGTGGCTGTTAAACAAATGAAATAG